The Vigna radiata var. radiata cultivar VC1973A chromosome 6, Vradiata_ver6, whole genome shotgun sequence DNA segment ACACAGGGCACAGGAAATCAGAAAATGGTACAACCTAGGACAAGAAAATCTACTTACCCGCTGGAACGCAAAACCAATCGGATGGTTTCGTAGCTCTTGACTCCAGGAACAAGGAAGCACCACCAAATTAGGATTCGATAGGTGGAAATGGCTAGAAAGCTAGAGAGAAGTCAGAGCACTTGAGTTAGGGCAAGGTTTTagtgagagaaaaggaagaactGAAATATTTTCCTGATTTTTGGCTAAGTCCCTAAAGGCTCAAGTGTCTTGGTTTGATGGACCTGACTGCCCTTCCTAAGGTCCAATGACCTTTAAAAATAAGACtcttacattatatatatatatatatatatatatatatatatgtaaaattcagatttgataaaatattttctaatatctGAAAAGATAGTACACCTAGattatatgttttaacttttaattatctCCACACTTTTTGCTACAACAACTAGTATAATTTTTGGTCTAAATATATTCGAGATTTCATAGGAGGAAAACGAAAATCCTTTTGGCACCAACCAACCAACctcttttgaatgtttttgaCTTTGCATAGTGAAGGCATTTGAGTGCAGAAAAAGTTACGTAATAACGACAAAATAGGGGTGTGATACACGTGCTCGAAATTCGCGTTGTCGTGCCACTTCCCACAACCTTGATTAGTTGTCTTTTAACTGTGTTGTAGGCGTTGTTGGCTCAACCTCAAACAAAGTTGACAGCCCCACACATCAACCTCAAAGTCCTTCACAACACAACACACAATCATAATAACACTTCCTGCGACTACATTTTACTTGTTcccaaaggaaaagaaaataacacttTTCTCTAACAGAGACCATGTTTGTCCTGGAGAATGGTGCCAAGAAGGGGGAAGACCCAAGGCTTCAAGCCATCTCCCAAGCCATCAGAGTCGTCCCTCACTTCCCCAAACAAGGTCTTAATTTCatcattataataatactaatcTCTCGGACTAATACTCGTCaatcatgatgatgatgatccaagtttttctatttttcatttcttaccAATTATGCTGctgttatttaattaaatgaaccACAGGAATAATGTTTCAAGACATAACAACATTGTTGTTGGATCACAACGCCTTCAAACACGCGGTTGACATTTTTGTTGATCGTTACAGAGACATGGATATTTCTGTTGTTGCTGGTAATCTAActatactttttctttaacttcCTCTGCATGAACGACCCTTTTAGAATTCAGAACcatgttttcatcttttttatttaactctTAGTTATCGTTACTATTGAAAGACTTGTAAATATGAGTACTGTAGTGTATGTATGGAGTTCTTTGCATGAAAGATGAAGCAAATTTTGTGGGAAATTGAGGTTCTGCATCAGCCGTGTTCTTCTTCTGCTTTAGTTTTCAAAAGGGTTTCTTTTAGCCTTGTTTTTCTTAGTCATTGTAAGGGGAAtgactgtttttctttttccttgttcgTTTAAGCTTTATGTTGGGTAAGAACTGAGTGAGAGTAACTTTGTTCTGGTTCAACATGAGAGGTACCTTTAGGTAACAGTTAAATAAAACTCAGACATGGTAACAAAGTTGTATTATTTGTCGGTAATTTTCCATAATAATAAATCTTGTGTTGGAGTCACAATCACAGTTGTATGATAAgccattttaactttttaagcAAAAGATGCATTCATTGAATCTCTAAGTTGCATACCTTTCATGAAGGGACACTGAATTAAACTGTTCAAAAGGCACTACTAAATCATGTTAAGATTATGTTTTTGGCAAATCCATTTGCACTTACAACACTGGGAAGATGTTCAATATCTTAATAATGATGACCCTTCTCAGTTAGGAAATGTTGGCTTTTATTGGTTTACATGCTAATGCAATTGGATTGGATTGGATTATATGAAGGGGTTGAAGCCAGGGGATTCATTTTTGGTTCCTCAATTGCGTTAGGCATTGGTGCCAAGTTTGTTCCTTTATGCAAACCTGGGAAGCTGCCAGGTATATTTGTGTTGTGTTGAATGTAATTGAGCACTACTATTAATCTTAATCTGCTTTAAGTTAAAACTAGAATGTACCAAACATAGTCCAAAAGAAATGAAGAGCATTTTGGGTGGGTCTATTCTGAGTGGAAAGGCCTTGTCATAGTCATATAGTTTGGTCATTCATTATTACTTTAGGTGCTGTTTTACTGTTCATGTTTGTGAATTACTAGAACCTAAACAAGTTCCCAAATGCCATACATATACATGGCAATCATCATTTTAATTGGAATAGATGATTGTGGATGTACTGTTCTTGATCTTCATTGAGCTATGTTATCAATATAAATCCATTCTGGTTATGAAAACAggatactaaaataaaacatgttgcTCACTTTGAAACAGTTCATTTTCTTGTAAGTTGAAAGTAACTAATCTTCGACTTGGTTCATGTTTAGGGGAAGtaatttctgaaaaatatgTTCTGGAATATGGCACTGATTGTTTGGAGTTGCATGTTGGGGCTGTTCAGTCCAGTGAACGTGTCATAATTATTGATGATTTGGTGGCCACAGGTGGAACTCTATCAGCAGCAATTAGACTTCTAGGTGATTTGCTCTTGCAGCCTTTTATGATTGAAATAACTCTTTTGTTCTATATTCTCTTTTGCAATTATAAAGTAAATGTGTTTCTGTGGTGAATAAGTAAAGATGTATTCAGCtttgatttcttatgattgTAGATCATGATTCACTTTAAATTAAGGGTTCATAAATGTACATGTCTTGTCACACTCCTAGGTAACTACTAGAAATTAAatgcatttaaatatatataaaaaataactttatgaATTAACCCCTAAAATGgttaagtttctttttcaaaattgtagAAGTTGCTGGTGCTGAAGTAGTGGAGTGTGCTTGTGTGATTGGTCTCTCTGATCTCAAGGTAATGGCTAAACTGATTTAGCGTTAATCTTACtactttaatatcattttaacataTTGATAGTTTGAAACTATGTAGCAAATATCTATTGGTATGTTCCATGATGTGATTTATAAGacattatttcttattttccttttaaaatcaATGGAAATGAAACACAATAGCCTTCTTTCAGGTAGGAAGCAAGCTTAATGGAAAGCCACTTTATATCCTTTTGGAGCCACGTCAAGCAGAAAATGGTTATTgaagaggaaaatgaaattAGACACTACACATGAAGAAATGGTTGCATATAATGAGCCTTTGAGTTTGGCTTTGTTTGGAGGTCTAACAATGTCAACACGTTTAGGATTTCAAACATCCTTAGCCAATGAAGGCACCGTTACGCTAATTTAGAGACATTTCAATAGAGACCAAATGTACcttaatttattctttatgGACCTTAATGTTCTTATCCCTTATGTTTAGGAGTTATGATTAATGTGTGTGGTCACTTCAACACagtaaaagtttcttttaacGTATGCTTGTATTGTGGTTTCTCACCTTTTTAAGGAATAAATTAAGGGTTTAGGcttggaaaatagaaaatattttaaatggtaTCGGTTTTTCCTTATGTAATAAGTTTAGGTTCTTTTTTTATACTTCTTATGTTCAGATTTGTATAAGTTTTGTtgacatttgtttttatttgtttttccttCTCATATTCACAATTGTATAGACCTGTCAAATAGTCTTTATAATAGGCCTTGATCCTAACCCATGTGGATTGGGGTCAAAAAAGTTACTAGGATCAAAAAAGTCCTTTACTAAAAAAGCTTTCAGGACTAAAAAaccccaaagccctgtgggttagggtcagtccatgggctttcttttttacaaaaaaagatTAAGGGGTTATTCCCTCCACCTCTCCATTTTcaccctccacctccccaacttttggcttctttttctttattacaataatatcctttttcatttacttttttaccctttttactttttttttttttacttttaatgtatTTAGAGTAACCGTCAATCCTATTAACTTTACTTTTACTCTCACACACCCACCTCCCCTAATATGGAAAAGATAAATCctagttttaatttatggatACTACTTTCAACATCCAGTAAGTTTTTTTGCTAGCAAAGTCTTGCATGCCAGGATAGATAAACGTGAATCTTCATTAttgaaaccaaaaaaataaaaaaacctatGTATCACTTCTTCAACAGAGTAGCACTGCATTGTGCTATTATCTTTGATGCCCTGGTTATGGCGTCAGTCATATAGAAATTTTCAATTACAGTCCCGATGGAGTTGTGTCTACCTTCTGAGTGAAGGATGATCTCAATGAAGATGGCAATGTGGTTGGCTCTCTCTCATCCACGTTC contains these protein-coding regions:
- the LOC106764249 gene encoding adenine phosphoribosyltransferase 5 isoform X3, which gives rise to MFVLENGAKKGEDPRLQAISQAIRVVPHFPKQGIMFQDITTLLLDHNAFKHAVDIFVDRYRDMDISVVAGEVISEKYVLEYGTDCLELHVGAVQSSERVIIIDDLVATGGTLSAAIRLLEVAGAEVVECACVIGLSDLKVGSKLNGKPLYILLEPRQAENGY
- the LOC106764249 gene encoding adenine phosphoribosyltransferase 5 isoform X1; protein product: MFVLENGAKKGEDPRLQAISQAIRVVPHFPKQGIMFQDITTLLLDHNAFKHAVDIFVDRYRDMDISVVAVRKCWLLLVYMLMQLDWIGLYEGVEARGFIFGSSIALGIGAKFVPLCKPGKLPGEVISEKYVLEYGTDCLELHVGAVQSSERVIIIDDLVATGGTLSAAIRLLEVAGAEVVECACVIGLSDLKVGSKLNGKPLYILLEPRQAENGY
- the LOC106764249 gene encoding adenine phosphoribosyltransferase 5 isoform X2 is translated as MFVLENGAKKGEDPRLQAISQAIRVVPHFPKQGIMFQDITTLLLDHNAFKHAVDIFVDRYRDMDISVVAGVEARGFIFGSSIALGIGAKFVPLCKPGKLPGEVISEKYVLEYGTDCLELHVGAVQSSERVIIIDDLVATGGTLSAAIRLLEVAGAEVVECACVIGLSDLKVGSKLNGKPLYILLEPRQAENGY